From the Natronococcus sp. AD-5 genome, one window contains:
- a CDS encoding acyl-CoA synthetase codes for MTDEVPSLDTYHLHEQQWESYEHILETFEWQIPDQFNIADYVCDRWATDQHRVALYADSATGDARKFTYADLQKYTDQLAAYLRQHGVDRGTRIGVNLPQKPEAAIAHIAAWKVGAISVPLSTLFGPEGLEYRLKDSDADVCIVDQSNIEAFRAARPASTTATLIVGEVEHRDVEVDFWEAITGSPSEFDAVRTEPEDDAIIMYTSGTTGLPKGVLHGHQVLLGHLPAFVVTNSDLKIGLEEVYWSPSEWAWIATLFDLLFPALFFGKSALVYYSTEFDPRKAFSLLDDYEVTKYLAPPTALRKMMQVDSPATTFNVESVDTIVSGGEAVGSEIDRWIRDVFDDTALNENYGQTEANAVIGECTALESTREGTMGRQLPGHEVRVLDPETLTEVNPGTVGEIALRYETDPVCFKKYWKNRQKTAEKIQDVWLLTGDLGTCDKDGYFTFHSRKDDVIISAGYRIGPEEIEETLTTHSAVAEAGVIGIPDDERSEVPKAFVVLTPDRSPTESLKENLQRYVKDRLAKYEYPREIEVLDELPMTVTGKVQRSKLKQRETDDKK; via the coding sequence ATGACCGATGAAGTCCCCTCGCTCGATACGTATCATCTTCACGAACAGCAGTGGGAGTCCTATGAGCACATACTCGAAACATTTGAGTGGCAGATTCCGGACCAGTTCAACATTGCTGACTACGTCTGTGATCGGTGGGCGACCGATCAACACCGAGTCGCCCTCTATGCTGACTCAGCAACCGGTGACGCCCGCAAATTCACCTATGCCGACCTTCAGAAATACACGGACCAACTGGCCGCGTACCTCCGCCAGCATGGCGTTGACCGCGGGACGCGGATCGGGGTGAACCTCCCCCAGAAACCGGAAGCCGCGATAGCTCATATTGCTGCCTGGAAAGTAGGCGCGATTTCAGTACCGCTGAGTACGCTGTTCGGACCGGAGGGGCTCGAGTACCGGCTTAAGGACTCGGACGCAGACGTTTGTATTGTCGATCAATCAAATATCGAAGCGTTTCGGGCTGCGCGCCCCGCATCGACTACGGCCACACTTATCGTTGGGGAGGTTGAGCACCGCGATGTCGAGGTCGACTTCTGGGAGGCTATTACCGGGAGTCCGTCCGAGTTTGACGCTGTCAGAACAGAGCCAGAAGACGACGCGATCATTATGTATACCAGTGGGACAACGGGCCTGCCAAAAGGAGTCTTACACGGGCATCAGGTTCTTCTTGGGCACCTGCCCGCATTTGTTGTCACAAATAGTGATCTGAAAATCGGCCTGGAGGAAGTCTACTGGTCACCATCGGAGTGGGCCTGGATCGCGACACTCTTCGATCTGCTGTTCCCGGCGCTATTCTTCGGCAAGAGCGCCCTTGTGTACTATAGCACGGAATTCGATCCGCGGAAAGCGTTCAGTCTTCTCGATGACTACGAGGTGACGAAATACCTCGCCCCGCCGACCGCGTTACGGAAGATGATGCAGGTCGACTCGCCAGCGACCACGTTCAATGTCGAAAGTGTCGATACGATTGTGAGCGGTGGAGAGGCAGTTGGGTCGGAGATCGACCGCTGGATACGCGACGTATTTGACGATACTGCTCTGAACGAAAACTATGGACAGACTGAAGCAAACGCAGTCATCGGTGAGTGTACGGCGTTAGAGAGTACCCGTGAGGGCACGATGGGGCGTCAACTCCCCGGTCACGAAGTCCGAGTTCTTGATCCCGAGACGTTAACGGAGGTCAACCCCGGGACTGTCGGGGAAATTGCCCTCCGATACGAAACCGATCCGGTATGTTTCAAAAAATACTGGAAGAATCGCCAGAAGACGGCCGAGAAGATACAGGATGTATGGTTGCTGACCGGTGACCTCGGAACCTGCGATAAGGACGGCTATTTCACGTTTCACAGTCGGAAAGATGACGTGATCATTAGCGCCGGATATCGGATCGGGCCCGAAGAGATCGAAGAAACGCTAACCACACACAGTGCGGTTGCTGAAGCCGGCGTCATCGGGATTCCGGACGACGAGCGGAGTGAAGTTCCGAAGGCGTTCGTTGTACTGACACCAGATCGATCGCCAACGGAGTCGCTCAAAGAGAACCTTCAGCGCTATGTGAAAGACCGGTTAGCTAAATATGAATATCCACGAGAAATAGAAGTCCTCGATGAGTTACCGATGACCGTAACTGGGAAAGTTCAACGGAGCAAGCTTAAACAGCGGGAAACTGACGACAAGAAGTGA
- a CDS encoding saccharopine dehydrogenase family protein: MTVVVFGGAGVMGAEIMTQLLRQTEAPIIVADHDTEPLRAVDENTTERVTTKQIDIYEDDLANVLEAADIAVNAVGPFYRHGTRILDACLESGTNYLDICDDYDTTETLLNRHTEAQNEDVTAIIGIGASPGLTNLLGKHGYAQLESVTSIEIYWAESAVDPTGPAAVDHWMHISWGDVPMYIDGTQVMRTGLSEPEPVSFQNPLGELDVVYTGHPEPITLSRTFPDLERAVIKGAIFPPSMMDVYRNLNRLGAGSQDLFEVTEDTELPFRQLAVRMVRASPYFSRDYFSELAETVETEYDGCAAGFRIVVTGSVDGTDVTLTYDLVADSVKETTAVPAALCTRHLLENNLSESGVYPPEAVIDPDPFLVSFSDKTGIEISETRKEKSSRDLSE, from the coding sequence ATGACTGTAGTCGTATTCGGCGGAGCAGGCGTCATGGGGGCAGAAATCATGACTCAACTGCTTAGACAGACGGAAGCCCCGATCATCGTTGCGGATCACGATACGGAGCCCTTACGGGCGGTTGATGAGAACACGACCGAGCGGGTTACCACTAAACAGATAGACATCTACGAGGATGATTTAGCCAACGTCTTAGAGGCCGCCGATATCGCAGTCAATGCTGTTGGCCCCTTTTATCGCCATGGAACCCGGATTCTTGATGCGTGTCTCGAATCCGGCACCAACTATCTCGACATCTGCGACGATTACGACACGACGGAGACACTCCTCAATCGGCATACCGAGGCACAAAACGAAGATGTGACTGCAATCATCGGAATTGGAGCTAGTCCGGGATTAACAAACCTCCTCGGTAAACACGGCTACGCGCAACTCGAGTCCGTTACGAGCATTGAGATCTACTGGGCCGAGAGTGCCGTTGATCCGACTGGTCCTGCAGCGGTTGACCATTGGATGCATATCAGTTGGGGTGATGTTCCAATGTATATTGATGGCACACAGGTCATGCGGACCGGCCTCTCAGAACCGGAACCAGTCTCGTTCCAGAATCCGCTAGGTGAACTCGATGTCGTCTACACCGGCCATCCGGAACCGATCACGCTGTCTCGGACGTTCCCTGACCTCGAGCGAGCGGTTATCAAAGGAGCAATATTCCCGCCAAGTATGATGGATGTCTATCGAAATCTCAACCGACTTGGGGCCGGCAGTCAGGATCTGTTCGAGGTTACGGAGGACACCGAACTCCCGTTCAGACAACTGGCAGTGCGGATGGTGCGTGCGTCGCCATACTTTTCCCGCGACTATTTCTCCGAGTTAGCGGAAACAGTCGAAACCGAGTACGACGGCTGTGCAGCTGGCTTTCGGATCGTCGTTACCGGTAGCGTTGACGGTACCGACGTCACATTGACCTATGATCTGGTGGCCGACTCGGTAAAAGAGACTACAGCCGTACCGGCAGCCCTCTGTACCCGCCATCTCCTCGAAAACAATCTGTCGGAGTCTGGTGTGTATCCCCCTGAAGCGGTCATTGATCCGGATCCCTTCCTGGTCTCCTTTTCCGACAAAACGGGGATTGAAATTTCAGAAACCCGGAAAGAGAAATCCAGTCGTGATCTGAGCGAGTGA
- a CDS encoding saccharopine dehydrogenase family protein: protein MHILVLGCGVIGKGTVRQFVKYSDADVSVADIDVEKAEETVQSLTDQQIPARQVDVSDTVNLRQTIEAVEPDVVANTIGPFYKFADNVYQACLDTGIDCVDVCDDIKGARAALSYHEDAQDAGISIVNGAGDSPGLTNIIAKYGAMQLDNVESIDIYWIAPQSDIGRAQLYHAVNMFAHPRIYRNGSLTEVTGTVTVEFEPPLGRIEMAFTDHPEVYTLPKYFDGLTQVRNAGALYPKLPVAGEEIGRLYRRITDEIGETGQSETVEDTVVKLLNQTREGKLEVWDEQDVEYEIGGTKIEIQGLEGGERSEYVFSSIGRGMSGTPRTLMTVTKMVANGMVAPGSYAPEGCIDPEEFIREFSGGGLTLAQTPQSYRLSIVEN from the coding sequence ATGCACATTCTTGTTCTGGGATGTGGTGTTATCGGAAAAGGGACCGTTCGTCAATTTGTGAAATATTCAGATGCCGACGTTTCCGTTGCTGATATTGATGTAGAAAAAGCGGAAGAAACCGTCCAGTCGCTTACTGACCAGCAAATTCCAGCCAGACAAGTTGATGTCAGTGATACAGTAAATCTTCGGCAGACAATCGAAGCAGTTGAACCAGATGTTGTCGCGAACACTATCGGACCATTTTATAAATTCGCAGACAATGTGTATCAAGCCTGTTTAGACACGGGTATCGATTGTGTTGATGTCTGTGATGATATTAAGGGAGCGCGAGCAGCACTCTCCTATCACGAAGACGCCCAGGACGCTGGAATCTCGATCGTCAATGGTGCGGGTGACAGTCCCGGCCTCACCAATATCATCGCTAAATACGGCGCTATGCAGTTAGACAACGTTGAGTCGATTGACATCTATTGGATCGCTCCCCAGAGCGATATCGGCCGCGCACAGCTCTATCACGCGGTGAACATGTTTGCTCATCCACGGATCTATCGTAATGGCTCTCTCACGGAGGTAACTGGAACGGTTACGGTTGAATTCGAACCCCCACTCGGGCGGATTGAAATGGCCTTTACAGATCACCCAGAGGTGTACACTCTTCCCAAATATTTTGACGGACTCACTCAGGTACGGAATGCCGGTGCATTGTATCCGAAACTCCCCGTCGCGGGTGAGGAGATAGGGCGACTTTATCGCCGAATAACGGATGAGATCGGAGAAACCGGCCAATCCGAGACAGTCGAAGACACGGTGGTCAAGTTGTTAAATCAGACTCGAGAAGGAAAGCTCGAGGTATGGGATGAACAGGATGTTGAATACGAGATCGGTGGTACGAAAATCGAGATACAGGGGCTCGAAGGCGGTGAACGGTCTGAATACGTCTTTTCTAGTATTGGGCGAGGAATGAGCGGCACACCGCGGACACTCATGACCGTTACTAAAATGGTCGCTAATGGAATGGTTGCCCCGGGCTCGTATGCACCGGAAGGATGTATTGATCCCGAGGAGTTCATCCGGGAGTTCTCCGGTGGGGGGCTTACGCTTGCCCAAACGCCTCAGTCGTACCGGCTTTCCATCGTCGAAAACTAA
- a CDS encoding nucleotidyltransferase domain-containing protein — MVRQKSTADKTEQATVGVPVPALDPDLFRHTATDDLLRLLLDNPYEQFTIRELGRLTDNAAQSVKRAVDVLEANEIIVVDTEGNRRLVGINRTRISKPDDAVLRIPQSDFHPPVRAALNRIQEDLEEVSGILVFGSVARGHADRQSDIDLWVLAGDRAEQHRANELAKELGQQRFDSDRYEFQILVETPESARSQGDRLEEVFADAITLVDSDTLRDLKREVMDNA, encoded by the coding sequence ATGGTGAGACAGAAGAGCACAGCAGATAAAACGGAGCAAGCCACGGTCGGGGTCCCGGTACCGGCACTCGATCCCGACTTGTTCCGTCACACGGCTACCGACGACCTCCTCCGGCTACTGCTCGACAACCCGTACGAGCAGTTCACGATTCGTGAGTTAGGACGGCTCACTGACAACGCGGCCCAGTCAGTGAAGCGGGCCGTCGACGTCCTCGAGGCCAACGAAATCATCGTGGTCGATACCGAGGGCAACCGCCGGCTCGTCGGCATCAACCGCACCCGGATATCGAAACCCGACGACGCCGTTCTGCGTATCCCACAATCCGACTTCCATCCTCCTGTCCGTGCGGCACTCAACCGAATCCAGGAGGATCTCGAAGAGGTAAGCGGAATTCTCGTGTTCGGGAGTGTCGCTCGCGGTCACGCCGACCGCCAAAGCGACATCGATCTCTGGGTGCTTGCAGGCGATCGTGCTGAGCAACACCGTGCCAACGAACTCGCGAAGGAACTCGGACAGCAGCGCTTTGATAGCGACCGTTACGAGTTCCAGATTCTCGTCGAGACACCCGAGTCGGCGCGATCCCAGGGCGACCGCCTCGAAGAGGTGTTCGCCGACGCGATTACGCTCGTGGACAGCGATACTCTTCGTGATCTCAAGCGTGAGGTGATGGACAATGCCTGA
- a CDS encoding winged helix-turn-helix domain-containing protein, with translation MAVKNVVVLTPDKLNSTDKRLLNVLQDGRVTPQYAADQLEISRTYASERLKRLVEHGHVEKLAPGLYELVDDPRKKDNS, from the coding sequence ATGGCGGTGAAAAACGTAGTCGTGCTTACGCCAGATAAGCTAAATAGTACAGATAAACGGTTACTCAATGTGCTCCAAGATGGCCGGGTAACACCACAATATGCTGCAGACCAACTTGAAATCTCACGGACATACGCCAGTGAGCGATTAAAACGACTCGTCGAGCACGGCCATGTTGAGAAGCTTGCGCCTGGTCTTTACGAACTTGTCGATGATCCTCGAAAAAAGGATAATTCTTAG
- a CDS encoding helix-turn-helix domain-containing protein, translating into MSIVAEFTIPTNALPAGDTLAKNPDVQIEIERIVPTQESALPFFWVWGPDPETFMERVEQEPNVAEVDLLARVDDGALFRADWAPDAEIIQGIKRLNAVIIEAIGTSEQWRFQVRTQEREAFNEFRELFLQQGITVHLDRLYSLSELVEGDAKSITPLQRDTLIAAYRGGYFEQPRQTTQEEIAKQFNVSPRAVSDRIRRVFETSSLPRSSLPGSKREHLAYRWSATLPHIYPCHIEPLALGTTSAYRPQNACDRR; encoded by the coding sequence ATGAGTATCGTAGCGGAGTTCACCATACCAACGAATGCGCTCCCTGCCGGAGACACGCTCGCGAAGAACCCTGATGTCCAAATCGAGATCGAACGAATCGTGCCGACGCAAGAATCTGCATTGCCGTTCTTTTGGGTGTGGGGCCCCGATCCGGAGACGTTTATGGAACGCGTCGAACAGGAGCCTAACGTAGCGGAGGTTGATCTGCTGGCGCGGGTTGACGATGGTGCGTTATTTCGAGCCGACTGGGCACCTGATGCAGAGATCATTCAGGGAATCAAACGCCTGAACGCAGTCATTATTGAAGCGATAGGTACCTCAGAACAGTGGCGGTTCCAAGTAAGAACTCAGGAACGTGAGGCCTTCAACGAGTTCCGGGAACTGTTCCTCCAACAGGGGATCACTGTTCACCTGGATCGTCTCTATAGCCTTTCCGAACTAGTGGAAGGGGACGCTAAGTCGATAACACCACTGCAACGGGATACCTTGATCGCGGCCTACCGAGGGGGGTACTTTGAGCAACCCCGACAGACGACACAAGAGGAGATAGCCAAACAGTTCAACGTCTCACCTCGTGCTGTTTCAGACCGGATTCGCCGGGTGTTCGAAACCTCATCGCTACCTCGCTCCTCCCTTCCGGGGAGCAAACGTGAACACTTGGCATACCGGTGGTCCGCTACTCTACCCCATATATACCCCTGCCACATAGAACCCTTGGCGTTAGGGACGACATCGGCGTACCGTCCACAGAATGCATGTGATAGAAGATAG
- a CDS encoding HalOD1 output domain-containing protein: MHVIEDRDAVTTFDLTDFCSTGLAVVTVVAEESDEDPLSLEPLYNTIDPECLDRICSTNSSQSTDKSVKFTYQNYVVVVKANGRGNLYEPVDRLSAN; the protein is encoded by the coding sequence ATGCATGTGATAGAAGATAGAGACGCAGTAACTACATTTGATCTGACAGACTTTTGTTCAACGGGCCTTGCAGTGGTAACGGTTGTTGCTGAAGAATCCGATGAAGATCCGCTCTCCCTCGAGCCGCTGTATAATACGATAGACCCGGAATGTTTGGACCGTATCTGTTCTACTAATTCTTCTCAGTCTACAGATAAGAGTGTTAAGTTTACGTATCAGAATTATGTGGTAGTCGTCAAAGCAAACGGTCGGGGGAACCTCTATGAACCCGTTGACCGATTATCCGCTAACTGA
- a CDS encoding HalOD1 output domain-containing protein produces the protein MSTTNTALHGLVSEGDPKTVEHEFDDETPASIAVVQAICALKDVDPTRAQTELGLVLHEHIDPEALDTILADGTGDGETVILFEISNGDTYSVEVADDGRIKAQQVT, from the coding sequence ATGAGCACTACCAACACGGCACTCCACGGACTCGTCTCGGAAGGGGATCCAAAGACCGTCGAACACGAGTTTGATGATGAGACGCCGGCTAGTATCGCCGTGGTCCAGGCGATCTGTGCCCTCAAGGACGTCGATCCAACGAGAGCGCAGACCGAGCTCGGACTCGTCCTCCACGAGCACATCGATCCGGAGGCACTCGATACTATACTCGCCGACGGGACCGGGGATGGTGAGACAGTCATCTTGTTCGAGATTTCGAACGGCGACACGTACTCGGTCGAAGTAGCTGATGATGGCCGTATCAAAGCCCAGCAAGTCACCTAG
- a CDS encoding DUF7344 domain-containing protein → MDRTDSQHPSQSITTGGERVDRLLSLLEHRYRRYIVQRLRIAECPMPIDQLATEIAAREKERPVNQISQEDADQIRTTLYHVHLPKLEDESIIEYDRASGEIFLMDQRTEFESFLEAITESAIVSTDG, encoded by the coding sequence ATGGACCGAACCGATTCGCAGCACCCCTCCCAGTCGATTACTACCGGAGGGGAACGGGTCGATCGGTTACTTTCTCTGCTCGAGCACCGCTATCGCCGCTATATCGTCCAGCGACTTCGGATCGCCGAGTGTCCAATGCCAATCGATCAGTTGGCAACCGAAATTGCCGCTCGAGAAAAAGAAAGGCCCGTCAATCAGATCTCACAAGAGGATGCCGATCAGATACGCACAACGCTTTATCACGTGCACTTACCGAAACTCGAGGATGAATCCATCATCGAATACGATAGAGCGTCAGGAGAGATCTTCCTTATGGATCAGAGAACGGAATTCGAATCGTTCTTAGAGGCGATTACCGAGAGTGCCATTGTCTCTACGGATGGGTGA
- a CDS encoding Lrp/AsnC family transcriptional regulator — translation MGDELDTVDQGVLFFLQQDARNMTAQEMANKLDVSASTIRNRIEQLEESEVLEGYRPLINYGNINHLHRLFFVISASPTEQDEIAEDLLNIQGVISVREVLTSQQNIFVEAVAGNNNHVTRITDRLHELGVNIDRAELVKQRRIQPLALFSEALGATDKN, via the coding sequence ATGGGGGATGAGTTAGATACAGTTGATCAGGGAGTACTATTCTTTCTTCAGCAAGATGCTAGAAATATGACTGCGCAGGAGATGGCGAACAAACTCGATGTCTCTGCCAGCACTATCCGAAACCGAATCGAGCAACTCGAAGAAAGCGAAGTTCTCGAGGGGTACCGGCCACTCATCAACTATGGGAACATAAACCACTTGCACCGACTATTCTTTGTTATCTCAGCGTCCCCGACCGAGCAAGATGAGATTGCTGAGGATCTTCTCAACATTCAGGGTGTGATTAGTGTCCGTGAGGTGCTCACCAGCCAACAGAATATCTTTGTTGAGGCTGTTGCAGGAAATAACAACCACGTCACCCGGATCACAGATCGTCTCCACGAATTGGGCGTGAATATAGATCGAGCAGAACTTGTAAAGCAGCGACGAATACAACCGCTTGCGCTTTTTAGTGAGGCACTCGGAGCTACCGACAAAAATTAA
- a CDS encoding response regulator, translating into MLEKILLVEDNPGDVRLTKEMLKEAGFRGTCYVVSNGLEALDFLYQCGDYVDAPRPDIVLLDWYLPKKSGKEVLAELKSDESLARIPVIVLTGCQPELETLQSKSPQAEVYTVKPIEADEFLDIADEFAFGHPIT; encoded by the coding sequence ATGTTAGAGAAAATCCTCCTCGTCGAGGATAATCCAGGGGACGTTCGTCTCACGAAGGAGATGCTCAAGGAAGCAGGATTTCGTGGGACCTGTTACGTCGTTTCCAATGGCCTCGAGGCGTTGGATTTTCTCTATCAGTGTGGCGACTATGTCGATGCTCCCCGACCAGACATCGTCCTGCTCGACTGGTATTTACCAAAGAAGAGTGGGAAAGAGGTGCTGGCGGAACTAAAGAGCGACGAGAGTCTTGCTCGGATCCCCGTAATTGTGTTGACGGGGTGCCAGCCGGAGTTAGAGACCCTACAATCGAAAAGTCCCCAAGCAGAGGTATACACCGTGAAACCGATCGAAGCAGACGAATTCCTTGATATCGCTGATGAATTTGCTTTCGGTCACCCGATCACGTAA
- a CDS encoding CBS domain-containing protein — protein MSHIVAEVPSHELETVDAQDTLISAIEVMFENDYTQLGIERDGKVVGMVSYRSISRVLSILRKLGADKNLSGRRVDIAIEEISPLVEPDADLIVLFDLLSENPYVLVKGDEDQSLEIITNYDLLHYLRDSIEPFLLIEDIERSTRKLIQNAFPDNLDEELSEFFESKDIRTPEGINDCSFGHYSQFVSENRQYFGEYFEENGDFLRRLLSEVDQIRNKIFHFRSDSYETNMEEELLKFAHGYFQKRLPENKTST, from the coding sequence ATGTCCCATATCGTTGCGGAGGTTCCTAGTCACGAACTCGAGACAGTAGACGCGCAAGATACGCTTATTTCGGCGATAGAGGTTATGTTTGAGAATGATTACACCCAATTAGGGATCGAAAGAGATGGGAAAGTCGTGGGGATGGTCTCTTATCGATCAATATCGCGTGTACTCTCAATCTTACGGAAATTAGGTGCAGATAAGAATCTCTCTGGACGTCGAGTAGATATTGCAATTGAGGAAATTAGCCCACTTGTCGAACCAGATGCAGATTTAATTGTTCTTTTCGATTTACTAAGCGAAAATCCCTATGTTCTTGTAAAAGGTGACGAAGATCAGTCATTAGAGATCATAACAAACTATGATCTTCTCCACTATCTACGCGACTCGATCGAACCCTTTCTATTAATAGAAGATATTGAACGTTCTACTCGTAAACTCATTCAAAATGCATTTCCTGATAACCTAGATGAAGAACTGAGTGAGTTCTTTGAGAGTAAAGACATCAGAACACCAGAGGGAATTAATGATTGTAGCTTTGGACATTATTCACAATTTGTGTCTGAAAATCGGCAATATTTCGGGGAATACTTTGAGGAGAACGGTGACTTTCTCCGCCGTCTTCTTTCAGAGGTGGATCAGATCCGGAACAAAATATTCCATTTTAGATCAGATTCGTACGAAACCAATATGGAAGAGGAGCTTCTTAAATTTGCTCACGGGTATTTCCAGAAACGCCTTCCTGAAAACAAGACAAGTACGTAA
- a CDS encoding PD-(D/E)XK nuclease family protein: MGVGDEHQRLAKFHTAYAAIDQVDTPPKTTLEILKKHYDENYWNRFLKYFLDPTKPHGFETTVLRHFLELLERRCSDFDFDRYCVDEVRVDREVGTPSDNRADIVLRYETEWFVWIEMKVRATEGDRQTDRYVRDEYVGDVRKSEFDERNQFYVYLAPEGNEANASEFVNLDWSSVVDDLRSIQQTGSKEQPFRSYAQFVDFLDTIHNETQMTKHEEDRQEKVQLAIEYYDSIRDVDDAFEKVLKEHKEEWPVRFEPYAPESWKESWHYHTGKKKLTFYKRSWTVAYVQQDEDVDASDPLRPYFQHVMSKDRIANNELYLKTQLTGSDSRLRQDFQDYVYNIEVQERLQKMATKIEERPGCEVQLPSRDDRTYTRFTKATYPIEWKNGEGYYGTLEQALEDHREVMRIFSEAVDYAND; this comes from the coding sequence ATGGGTGTAGGTGATGAGCATCAACGATTAGCGAAGTTCCACACGGCTTATGCGGCGATCGACCAGGTGGATACCCCTCCGAAAACAACGCTTGAAATACTCAAAAAGCACTACGACGAGAATTACTGGAACCGTTTTCTGAAATATTTTCTTGATCCAACCAAACCACATGGATTCGAAACGACGGTTCTAAGACACTTCCTAGAACTCCTCGAACGTCGCTGTAGTGACTTCGATTTCGACCGGTACTGCGTTGACGAGGTGCGAGTCGACCGTGAAGTAGGAACACCGAGCGATAACCGGGCAGATATCGTATTACGGTACGAGACGGAGTGGTTTGTCTGGATCGAAATGAAGGTCCGGGCGACGGAAGGAGATAGACAGACAGACAGGTACGTTCGGGATGAGTATGTGGGCGACGTAAGGAAAAGCGAATTCGACGAAAGAAACCAGTTCTATGTCTATCTTGCTCCAGAGGGAAACGAAGCGAATGCTAGCGAATTCGTAAACCTCGACTGGTCCTCGGTCGTTGATGACCTACGTTCCATCCAGCAGACAGGAAGCAAAGAACAGCCCTTCCGAAGCTATGCTCAGTTCGTCGATTTTCTCGATACGATTCACAATGAGACACAGATGACAAAGCACGAAGAAGACCGACAAGAGAAAGTGCAGTTAGCAATCGAGTACTACGATTCGATTAGAGATGTGGATGATGCCTTCGAGAAGGTTCTGAAGGAGCATAAAGAAGAGTGGCCGGTACGGTTCGAACCCTATGCTCCAGAGAGTTGGAAAGAGTCGTGGCACTATCACACAGGGAAAAAGAAGCTAACCTTCTACAAGCGATCATGGACAGTAGCGTACGTCCAACAGGACGAAGACGTTGATGCTAGTGATCCCCTCCGTCCTTATTTCCAGCACGTGATGAGCAAAGACCGAATTGCGAATAACGAACTTTATTTGAAAACACAGCTAACCGGTTCGGATTCTCGACTTCGGCAGGACTTCCAGGACTATGTGTATAATATAGAAGTGCAGGAGCGGCTTCAGAAGATGGCTACTAAGATCGAGGAACGGCCCGGGTGTGAGGTTCAACTGCCGTCGAGAGACGATCGAACTTACACTCGATTCACGAAGGCTACTTATCCGATTGAGTGGAAGAACGGGGAAGGATACTACGGGACCCTAGAACAAGCACTTGAGGATCATCGGGAAGTTATGCGAATCTTCAGTGAAGCAGTGGACTATGCAAACGACTAA
- a CDS encoding DUF429 domain-containing protein codes for MTAYVGIDACSAGWFASILEDGEFETTRYQTFDDVWEVHSSADRILVDIPIGLPEEGTRTCDTDARALLGCRGVSVFDTICRPLLALEDYETANERYRELAGKGLTKQAWYLREKIEQVDAVVRNDERTIDVIYESHPELCFYSLNDRNPVAYSKSSDRGRSKRLGLLSESFEHAEPMYENAEVEYLRKNVARDDILDSMVLAVAARSDLVSLPTDGTDRDPWMKIWYPKPE; via the coding sequence ATGACGGCTTACGTTGGTATCGATGCTTGTTCTGCCGGTTGGTTCGCGTCGATTCTCGAAGACGGCGAATTCGAAACGACACGCTATCAAACCTTCGACGACGTCTGGGAGGTTCATTCGAGCGCAGACCGGATCCTCGTCGATATTCCGATCGGCCTTCCCGAAGAGGGAACACGAACGTGTGATACGGACGCACGCGCACTTCTGGGATGTCGTGGCGTCTCCGTCTTCGATACAATTTGTCGCCCGCTCCTCGCACTCGAGGACTATGAGACGGCGAATGAGCGATACCGAGAACTCGCGGGGAAGGGGCTTACGAAGCAGGCGTGGTATCTCCGTGAGAAAATTGAGCAGGTAGATGCGGTCGTGAGAAACGACGAGCGAACAATCGATGTAATCTACGAGAGCCATCCCGAGCTCTGCTTCTATAGCCTAAACGATCGAAATCCGGTCGCCTACTCGAAATCATCCGACCGTGGACGATCGAAGCGGCTCGGCCTTCTCTCAGAGTCGTTCGAGCACGCCGAGCCGATGTACGAGAACGCGGAGGTGGAGTATTTACGGAAAAACGTCGCACGGGACGATATCCTCGATTCGATGGTGCTTGCAGTTGCAGCACGATCCGATCTCGTTTCCCTCCCTACGGATGGTACTGACAGAGATCCATGGATGAAGATCTGGTATCCCAAACCAGAGTAA